The following is a genomic window from Triticum urartu cultivar G1812 unplaced genomic scaffold, Tu2.1 TuUngrouped_contig_2855, whole genome shotgun sequence.
tacatcatcgtctccgcgtgcctcagttatctcttacccgagctctttacttatgcactttactttgtgatagccatattgtttcttgtcatatatctttctatcacatagttgtttatcttgattagcataagttgttggtgcacataggtgagcctagttgttttaggttttgtgcttgacaaattaatcgctaggtttattccgcatttgttcaagcctaaatcgtaattattttaaaacgcctattcacccccccccctctaggcgacatccacgatctttcacctGTGGATCCCGTGTGCTTGCATCAGTTAGTATTTGTGTGCTCGCCCCTGACTTTGTGATTGCGTTGTTACGTTTCAGGTGTTCTCGTTTTGATCCTCTCATTATAGCCGTTGTTTGGTTGCTCATTTATGAATATTTTGATTGATATGTTGGTCCTCTGGTAGGGTGAGGGTTTGTGGTTTTTCAGGTGATAGGCATGTCTCTGTGTTGAGTGTTGGTTGAGCCCTCTGGCTCGCCCCCTGCTGTTGCAGTTTCAACCATCTGATAGGGTAAGGTTTTAGGTAGAAGTGCATTTTTACGGttggttttcttttttttcatgaGTTTTTTCAGAGTTTGCAGTGCTGTTTTCCTAATAGTTTGTGGGTTTTTTTCTCCATAATCCCGTGCGTTCTAGCACTGCAACTAGGTCTGCTAGTGTGTGTCAACTTTTTTTCTATATGTTTTCCTAGAATTTCAGTTGATTTTAGCTCAGAATTGCACTGTAATGAGTATTTCCATGTAATGTGGTCCCCCAGTTTTGCACTGTATTGTAATTCCCGTCTGATTGTTTCCTGCAATTCTTGTGCTTTTGGTCTGTAATCCCCCAGTTTAGACATACGTCTGCATTGTAATTGTGTAGTTTTGCTTTGTAATTCATGCGCTTTTTTTACTATAGTAGCTTACTCTGTAATATTCATCAGTTTTGCAATGTACTCTGCAACAACCATGGAAATCACACTGTACTTTGCATTGTAATTTCACTGAAAGTAGTCTGTAAGTAATTACACTATTTTCCTCTATGTACACTTTAATATCCATGGTAATTTCACTGTAATTTCCCTCAATACACACCGTAATATTCATGGTAATTACACTGTATTTTCTTCATTGTACACTGTAATTTCCATATAGTACTTACACTGTAATTTCCCTTGATGTACACTGTAATTTCTGTATAGTTTTCACACTGTAATTTCCCTCAGTGTACATtgtaatatgcttggtattctcACTTAGATTTTTGCCAGTGTAATTTCCCTAAAGTAAACTGTATAATTGCTCTGTAATTACTATGTAATTCATGTGATTTTTGCACTGTAATCTCCCATTTCTGATTTTCACTGTAATTCATGTGCTTTCTTGGCTGTATGCCTTTTGATTACTCTGTAATTTGTGTCAGGTTTACACTGTAATTTCTTCTGTTCTTGAGTGTAAGTTCCATTAGTCTACACTGTAAGTGGTGTCTCCTGGTTGTGTTATGCGCTGGGGCTGTGTATTAGCTGGGATATGTGGAGGGAAGGGGTAGTACAAGGTGAGATCTGGGCCTTTTTGTGGGTTGCAAGTTCAAGGTCAGCTGTTCGCTGCTTTTCCTCTTCTTTTAGTTGTCAGGTGTAATTACCTAATTTTTCCAGTGTGAATTGTCATAGTGTAATTACAGTGGATTTAAAGTGTTATTTCAATGTAGTTACAGTGTAATTTATCTCAGCATTACAGTGCAATTTGTCCTAGACTTACAGTGTATTTTCACCTAATATTTTTTCAATGTGTCATAGTGTAATTACAGTGGATTTATGTAGTTGCAGTGTAATTTATCCCAAGTTTACAGTGCAATTTGTACCAGACTTACAGTGTATTTTACCTAATTTTTCCACTGTGTCATAGTGTAATTTATCCCAACTTTACAGTGCAATTTTTGTCCCGGACTTACAGTGTAATTTGAATGTAGTTACAATGTACTTTATCTAATAGTCCCAATGTGATTTTTGTCATAGGATTTGAGTGGATTCTTACAGTGTAATTTAGCCCAGTTTGCACAGTaattttatctagattttcagtGTAATTATGTCCAGTTTTAGCTAGTTTTCACTGTACTTTGCCTGGATAAGTACTGTAGGGCTTTCGAATGCTTCAGCTAAATTTATTTTTTGCCATTTTTACACTGTAATTTCTATGGTTCAGAACTGTAATTGTCAGTTAGAATATAGTGCATTTTTACGCTTGAATTGGATGTCTTTCACCATTATTTAACTTCTTTTCCTTTGTTGTCTTTGTGTTCTGTTTATAGGTTTAAATGGGTAAGCTACGGAAAGTCTCTCATCGGGATATTCCATTAGTATCATATTTATAGAGTGCAGATTCTCGGAGTGAACCTTTTGTGCCTAATGATTTTGCAGAAGAGCTTCTTATCGTGTGTCTCTGGTAGTTTATTTATTTCTGCTTCTTTATTTGTTTATTTCTTTATGTTCTTAGTTTGATGTATTTATTTTGGTCCGTGTTATTTCTTATTTGTTTTGCAGGAACTATCTGGTAATGAAGGAGGGTTCGACAAAGCTCTTCCAAAGTTCTATCTGAATCAAGTCTGTTTTATTTTATCttgtattttttattaattttgaTTTTGGGTATTTACTTTCAGATGACCCTTGTGTTTTTGTTATTTTCAGGAAGTAAAATGCTTGAAGAGGAAATTATCATCTGCTTCAAGGAGGAATGTGTATAGTTCCTCATTATTGTTTATTTGTTCTTTAATGCATGTTCCCCTGGTTTAGGGTTTTCTCAGCATATCATAATTTTAGAGATTAGTATTGCTATATTTCTTTTGTAGTATGATTCTTCAGTGGATGTCCCTGATTGTGATTTTTTTGTAATCCCCAATGTTGTAGCCCTGCAATTGCCCTATGTTATCAGTCTTAGATCCCTCCAGTGATTTTTTCAGTTCCCTTTGTATTAGAGTGTAAGCTCATGTATTAATGTGTACTTTCAGTAGGTTTTTCGTTGGTAAATCATGTGTGCTTAATCATGTATTTGGCAGTATTTTTCATGTGCTCACACCATAGTTCATGAGTTTGCCATGTTTTCATTACACTGTGATATTCATGTGATTTCTAGTGTAATTCCAATTCTTAGTCACTGTATTTTTAGATATGTTACAATGTAATCTACCCCCAGAGTTGTACTATAGTTCCCATGAATTTCCTGTTTTTCATTTTTCatttgctcttcttcttgttaTTCATATGTAAGCAGTACGGTTTTCAGAGTGTTCAGCCGTATTTGTGTAGTTTATGCGTAAGTTTTGTATTTTACTAAGGAATTTGTAGTAATCTGAATAAATATTTTGAGTGGTTGAAATGTTATTTTTAGTTTTGTTGCTTGTGTATTTCAAAGCTTTATTTGCTTATTTGTTCTATTGTATGTGTTTTGATATGTGTTTCACTTTTGCTATTGTTTTGTAGAGACACAAACGATCTAGTGATTTCGCTTGTGCCACTTTCACTAGAAATTCTGGGAAGTTCTTCTCTGGTGTTGTCGATGAAATGTGTCCTAGATATCAGGGTGTTATCCAGACATATGGCATGGGTTGTCTCTTAAATTTACCATAATTACAATTGATGTTGATCTATCTCTTTGTAGATGAAGAGAAATTCCTCCTGATTTGTTCATGTGAGAGGTGAAGAGAGAAGATGGTGAGCAGTTGGGGCAGTTGCTGACCTGTGGATGTTGCTGAATCCCCTTTGATGTTTTTCCTTCTTGCTCCACGTCAGGTACATCCTCCTCTCCGAATCCCTTTTGATTTTTGTTTGCTCTCCCTTCTTCTCCTCCCCCCTCGCCCATGGCCGCCTCCATCttcccccttcttcttcttcccttctgATTTGCTCTTTTGTGCTGTTAGGTGTGATCTGTCGAGTGATTTGTGGGAAGGGTTTGCCCCTTTTCATGCGTTGCAAGTTGCGCACGTGTTGTGTGGTTGTGGAGATCAAGAGGGGGTTGGCCCCTGATTTTTCTGGAGTGGTTAGTTGTCCAGCGAACCGGGTCAGATGTTTTCCCCAACCCGTTTTGATGTCTCTTTTGTGCTGTTGGCTGATTTTGTGGTCATACAGGTGTCATCTGTTCATTTGTCAGGAAATTTAAATGTTGTCGAATTGAAAAACAGTCAAATGTCAAATAGACAATCCCAAAAAATATGTCATTTGTATGTAGTTCGTATTAAAATATgtaaaaaagacttatatttagaaacagtGTGAGTAGTAAAAAAATGTGTGCTCTAGTTTGGCCCGGTGATTTTGGCCTGTTTAATCGCGGAGATAAGCGGCGTGATTCCCTACGCAACTTAACTGCCCGCCGCGTATCAGCAAAAGGATTACACCCGTGTTGCGCAAGGACTCAACGTGGACGCCCCCCTCGTGCACCGCGCCCCACCCCACCATCCGTCCGTTCCAGGACCAACGGCCAAGATCCCGCGGCGCCCCCCTAATCTGAAGCGACCTTCCCCAACCCTCCGCGGCTATTAAATACCCGGTCGCCGCCATTCTCCCCGGGCTTTGATCGATCGAGTCGATTCTCGCGCAGAGCTTGAGAGAGATCGGAGGCGATGGGAGGCGGCAGCATGGGGATCCGCGCGGCCGCCAGGGCCGCCTTCATCGGCGGCTACCGCTCCGCCTCGAACGCCCGCCGCTCCGCCCtgccctcctcctccgccgccgcggccgaCACCCGCCCCGTCCCCACGGCCACCACCTTCGACGACTGGTACATCCCCGACCGCGAGGTGTTCGGCCCCGTGCCCTCCCACGAGGAGGCCATGGCCGCCACCCTCGACCTCAGGGACGCCTTCGAGATGTGCGCATCCTAAACTATACTAATTACTTGCCACATCTCCTTCTTGCTTCCTTTGTTTTACCAGATTAATTACTTACCAAACTGGTGATAGTTTGATAGATATGGTTCACGTCCATGAAGTTTTAGTTGCAAACTGATGCGATTGCACGTCTGGTTGTTATGCAGTGACAGAGCCCTACATAGTGGTTGGCTCTGTTCTGTTCTTCTTTTTCAGTAGATTGTTCTTATCTGCTGTCCGGTGTAAGACAATTGGTATCAGGAGCGTTCAGCATTTTCTGATAGATTCAAGATTTTTTTTAATTTAGGCACCCTTCATGTTTATCTGTGATGTTCCTGTCCCCAATTGCTCGTTTGCTGGGATCGTGCCATCAGAATTTTGATTCACAGAAAATCACGCCGGTGCTTGTTTAGGATTTCCATTGCATGTTCTGACAGGATTGCCTGATCCAAACCCTAAAAATATCTCACCGTGTCTGTCATGTAGAGTTGTTCTTCCAACCATGTCATATAATTCTGTATTCGATTAGTTTCCTTATGTGCCTTTTTCATATGTATGCCGCTTTGGCCTTTTGGCTTGTGTGCCAGATGTTGTGTTTGCTAACAAACTGATGACTTGTGTTCATGCAACCAGTGCCAAGATTGATTCCCATGGTGGCCGCCTGGATATCTCCAAGACACATATCTCCCATGATGGCCTTGATGATCCCACAAAGGTTGCTCAGGAAACATTTCAGGATCATCTCCATTCAGAAGCATCTAAGCATGAAGAGAAGCATGACAGTTTATCCGTTGCCTCTGGATCCTCTGCACGTGTTATTGAAGCCTTCACCATGCTACACGAGAGTCCTGAAGCTCAGGTAATTAAGCTCCAACTTATACTGAAGGTGTCGGCAAGGTCACCCTAATGATGTGTTGTGGAGTCATGATTTTTTCATTTCTTCCTGCTAGCATCAGAAGATAAGTTGATTTCATATATTGGCATAATGTCAGCCCTTTTTTTGTATTCATGCAACTTCAGTTGGCATTAAGTGCAAACAACTCAGAGTTATTGTTTATTTACCTGAAGCATGGGTTCTATTTGGACTGCAGGATGTTGTTGCTTCGCTTGCTTCTGATAAGAATGTCTGGGAAGCTGTGATGAAGAACAAGAAACTTGTGGAGTTTTACAAGACAAGTAAGCGCCCAGCCATCATTTAATACATCTAATTCAGTTAACCATTAGAAAAGTATAATAAATAACTTGGTTCATCTATCTTCCCGTTCTCAGACCTCAGCGAGTCATCCAGTGTCACTGACGAAGCTGAGCAGAGCGACGCCGAGAGCTCGCAGAGCAGCAATGGTGTCGTCTCGCCGGCAGATGCATTCAGTGATTACATTCAGATGATGAAGGCGTTTGTGTCGGAGATGGTGACGAATCTTTCGAGCATAATGCAGGACCTGGTGGCCACGTCAGACGAGGGCCAGAGCAAGGGGAGGTTGAAGACCCTGATCATCAACTCCAAGAAGGATTTCACAAATGGCCCGTCGTCCTTCGTGCTCCTGGCCATCGCGTCTATTCTGGTCGTTTTGCTCAAGCGTGCATAGTTCTAAATAAAACAAAGGAGCTGGCAGAGTGGTTGTTCTGAGTTTAGTTTCGTTTCAGCTTTTTGAGACAGACAGGATTTGATCTTCTTTTTCTACTTATTAGTTCATCAAATGGTCGATTCTACGCACTGTACAGGTCGACGTTAAGTCTTTTCAAGGGTTTATCTGGTGGCTGTGTGTTCACCTGGGGATGAACATGTTCTGCATGATGTTTAGCTGTTACTGCAACTTTATATGATGGAGTTTAGTTTTCTTTTGGACTGGTTTTAAGTTTAGCTGTTACTGCAACTTTATATGATCTCGTTCTGGTTTAGCCATGTTTCAAGATATTCTGGTTTAGCCACATGTGCATATCTGTGCAGTGCTCCAGGGTTAGCCACTTAGCCCTCCATGCCTGAGTATCTAAATTACTCAATGTGGTTAAGGTTTGTACATAAAACCTACAAAACAATATTGATAGATTTTTGTAGGTACACACTCATTTTACACATATGCAGCAAATATGGCACACAAGCTGCTAAGCTTGGCAAAGGCGTGTGTACCCCATCCAAATTGATGCCTCACTCATTTGCCTTTCTATTAACATCACTCTGAGTCATTTGGCTTTCTATTAGCATAATTCTTAGTGGAACACAAGATCTGTATGCGCACATCTAAAGAAAATATCATACGTATTATGCATAAATATTTATGCGGCTCTTGCTCCAGACAGTCGTGTCTCACTTGAGGCTTAAAAGTTTTTCTGTGTAATAATTCATACATAGATACTCGAGTACTGAGCATACGTGTTTGATTAAGGTGTGAGATTCTGAAAAATCTGTTGTGAGCTGTGAGACCGCATTCTGGGCAGTTAATACACTACCATAACATGGGCGCACATGCTCAAATGTTACAAGTTTCAACTGGTTGTTTCTTCTGAGAAGAAAGGGGAAATTCACGTATACAGGGATCTACCATCCAGAGAAATCTTTGAATTCTACGCTAGGAGCACTCGCTTTTCTCTTCTTGCTTGAATCATCTGCTGCAGCGGCATTTCCAGTGGCATCAGCAGAGCCAGCTGTCCGAGCCTTGAGATACTTGCCAACTCCACCACCAGCGCTCGCTGAAGCAGAAACACCAGTCCCTGGGTTGCTATACCATGACCCCACCTTATCCTGGATTAATGCAAATAAACGTTCAAACAATCAGAGATGTATAAATGCAAAGAAGCACTTGAATCTAATTGAAACAAGATGCAAAGCAGCATTACATGATCTTCATCCTtgttcttctcctcctcctttgCCTTTTCTTCTTCCTCGTCTGGTTCCGTGTAAGGATTCACAAATACACTAACTTTCAGTAACTTTATTTCCTCCTGTTAACAAAGTTGAAAACCAGGAATACCACGTTCAGATGTTTTTGTCCAGTGAAAAAACAACTATGCTGAACACAACACATCAATTATACCTAAAATGGTATGGAACATATAGTGCTTAGAAGACGAGTATACTGCAGTTGTGCCAAAGTTTAATGGCCAGCATATTGTGGCCACAATATCTTGTTTGCGTAAAACTACGAGGTATTTTCATTTCtaaagcaaagtaaaaaaaaatGCGGATGAAACTAGAACAATCATACTAACCAATGGGCGGTCGTCATCATCAACAGGAACCTTTTCCATTGCTGAAAGATTGTGCAGACCACCAACCACCATGCCAAACACTGTATGTTTGAAATTTAAATGTGCTGCAGACTTGTATAGGATGAAAAACTGCGACCCATTGGTATGGGGCCCAGAATTCGCCATGCTGACAACACCTCTTCCTGAATGTAGCAGCTTTGAATTCAATTCATCCTTGAAAGGTTGACCCCATATGGACTCCCCTCCACTTCCTGTGCCAGTTGGATCACCTCCTTGAATCATAAAGTTTCTGTAAAAAGGTGATGATCAAACCGGACAACATTTAGATATATAGCCATAATCAAGGGAGTATAAAGAAGGGAATGATTGAATGGACAGGATTTGGATACGGCTAATAGAATAGGAGAACATACTTGATGCTACGATGGAAGATAAGACCATTGTAGTAACCATTTTCACAATGTGTTAGGAAGTTTTCACATGTCCGAGGAGTAATATCACAATGAAGCTCCAAATTCAAATCACCATGGGTGGTATGCAACTGAACATATCCTTTCTTTTTTGGATTCCTTTCAACTTTAACATACTCAAATTCATTTTTGGTAACGGGATCATAGGAAGTCGACGTGAAAGAACGTGAAGCTGCTCCAGTAGTGTAACGACTTTTAACCTGAAATCAGCGAATCACCTCCATAAGACAAACACTAACTGCACAAGTAACAAAAGGGCTATGTAAATATAAGACATGAAGATGAGATGAGACTATACCAATTTAGCATTTATAGGATCCCGATCCCCTGCCCTGTGCATAGCAATTCTAGCAGCAGTTTTCTCAGCAGTGCCAGATTTTGCTGCTGCTGCACTTCTGCCATGaacagaagccgaagcagcatccACAACACTGAATGGTTGAGGAGGTTTAGGTTCTTTGCTCGATTTTGAGTCACTCTTCTCTTCTTTTGCTAAAAGGACAGCCAGTGCGGCAGCTCTTTCCTTTTGAGCTTTCTGTCCTCCACCACCATGCAGAAAAGCTAATTTTCCTTTTTCAGTCCCAAGTTCCTTCATCATTTGCTTAAGATCACCGGCAACATTTATGTTGTAGGCTGGATCATCTTTCATCCGCTGCAACTCTGCAAAGAAGTTGGATAGTCAGACTACATAAGTTGATCTACATCAAAAGGATAGATACAAAGCAGCCAACACAAAATAAGTAAAATGGAAAGAGGATGCATAATTGAACCTTCATCATCAAGTTTGAGGCCTTGTCTAACATGATCAAATTGCCCTAGGACCTTGGTATCAAGCGCATTTGGATTCTAGAGAAGTCAGAAGGCAAACAGTATTAGGCTAGGGTATTAATTGGCAGTAAGACAATGCGTAATATATATTGTCCTTCCAGACAGCTACCTGAATTGTTATCAAGTCCTTTCGTGCGAAGGGCTCATCGGTTAGCAACTCTTTCCAATTCTTTGGCTTAATGTTAAGCTCCTGGATTGCCTATGAACACAAAGCAATAATCAATCAGCTACGAGCATACCAAATTGACCACCTGAAAAACACTATTATATAAGCTAACCAAAGTCTAAAGCCCACCTCATAACAGAAGACGTTCCCGGTAGTCTTTACAGCAACTATATGCGTGAATTCTGTAAAAACTTTATTTAAAACAGGACACTGGAACTCTCCTGCACGAAAAGAGTAAATATTAACACAATGACACCAGAAGATCAACTAACATCAAAGGAATTTACTACTGTTCAAGCAGTTCTATTTGGTTCAGGCTACATCGACTTTTTCATGCCATAGATTCAACCCACCATCTGTGTTCTTGTGGAAAGTGAGAGGAATTAGATCCTCCTGCTTCAGTGCTCCTCCAGTTACCGGATGCTTCCCGAATTTTTTAATATATGGGATTATGCTCCTACATTCAGAAGCAAAAAAAATAAGAATCCCTGCCTTCTCAGCTCTCCTACCAATAAGTTATCCAAGAAGCAACTCCTAGGCACTTACATCAAATCGAAGACGCTTCCATCTGCCGTACACACCGGATCCTCAAATGGCAGGAAAGTGAGCCTAATATCCAATGAAATGACAATCAGTGGCTGAAGAAGAGGGATTGACtttacttactactccctccgttctaaaatagatgacccaaatttgtactaactttagtacaaagttagtacaaagttgagtcatctattttggaacggagggagtaatcaACTGCTAATGTGGCTAAATTCGAATAGTATGAAGGTTCAACATCCAGAGCTGAATTTGAGCATTTGGAGCTTACAAAGGTAACTAACTAGCTTAACTGGTGGCATATATACCAACTAAAATATCCACAGAAAACAAGTTCATGCCCTAAGGAAGAAACCCTATAAGCTCAAGCTCTCCGAAATTCGATTCAGAATCCTAAATTACCAAGAGAACAGAGGTAAGCAGGCAAATCTTCCAGCGAGGCTGGTGCGGGAACAGGGGAAGCGGGGAGGGAGCGTAGGCAATTACGCGCAGCAGTAGAAGGGGAGGCGCTGGAATGGCGCGATGGCCTCCCTGTTCTTGGCGCCGCCCCACTCTGTCGCCCACTCCGTGGCCGTTATGAACATCCGGTCCTTGCTATGCTGCTTCTTCCCCATCTCCGACTACCCTATAGGCGCGGGCCTCCGGCCGGTGGTGCGGTTGCCCTGCCGGGCGGTCGGGTTTCGCCGGCGGCGACGTGGGACGGCGAGATTTGACGACCGCAAGTGTTGGGTCGGGGAAAGAGAAGGGAATAATAGGCGGCTCAGCCCGTGATAGAAATACACGGCTCGAGCCGCGCGGGTCGGTGCGAAACAGATTCGCCCCGGCCCGGCCCAACCCAGCGCACAACCGGCCCAAAAGCAGAGCGCAAGTGCGCACAGCGCACCACCGGCCGAGCGAGCTGAGTCGTCGATTCGAGCAGCGggatgggcggcggcggcggcggcagcccGACGGCGAGCAACAGCAGCAGCGACGATGACGGAGACGCCTCGTGGAGGGCGGCCATCGACTCCGTCGCTGTAGGGGGCTTCGGCTACC
Proteins encoded in this region:
- the LOC125527077 gene encoding uncharacterized protein LOC125527077 encodes the protein MGGGSMGIRAAARAAFIGGYRSASNARRSALPSSSAAAADTRPVPTATTFDDWYIPDREVFGPVPSHEEAMAATLDLRDAFEIAKIDSHGGRLDISKTHISHDGLDDPTKVAQETFQDHLHSEASKHEEKHDSLSVASGSSARVIEAFTMLHESPEAQDVVASLASDKNVWEAVMKNKKLVEFYKTNLSESSSVTDEAEQSDAESSQSSNGVVSPADAFSDYIQMMKAFVSEMVTNLSSIMQDLVATSDEGQSKGRLKTLIINSKKDFTNGPSSFVLLAIASILVVLLKRA
- the LOC125527072 gene encoding peptidyl-prolyl cis-trans isomerase CYP65-like, whose translation is MGKKQHSKDRMFITATEWATEWGGAKNREAIAPFQRLPFYCCALTFLPFEDPVCTADGSVFDLMSIIPYIKKFGKHPVTGGALKQEDLIPLTFHKNTDGEFQCPVLNKVFTEFTHIVAVKTTGNVFCYEAIQELNIKPKNWKELLTDEPFARKDLITIQNPNALDTKVLGQFDHVRQGLKLDDEELQRMKDDPAYNINVAGDLKQMMKELGTEKGKLAFLHGGGGQKAQKERAAALAVLLAKEEKSDSKSSKEPKPPQPFSVVDAASASVHGRSAAAAKSGTAEKTAARIAMHRAGDRDPINAKLVKSRYTTGAASRSFTSTSYDPVTKNEFEYVKVERNPKKKGYVQLHTTHGDLNLELHCDITPRTCENFLTHCENGYYNGLIFHRSIKNFMIQGGDPTGTGSGGESIWGQPFKDELNSKLLHSGRGVVSMANSGPHTNGSQFFILYKSAAHLNFKHTVFGMVVGGLHNLSAMEKVPVDDDDRPLEEIKLLKVSVFVNPYTEPDEEEEKAKEEEKNKDEDHDKVGSWYSNPGTGVSASASAGGGVGKYLKARTAGSADATGNAAAADDSSKKRKASAPSVEFKDFSGW